The Desulfonatronum lacustre DSM 10312 region CACGGTGGGGGCGACATGGGCGCCGGGACGAAGCTTCTGGAGATTGTCCACAGCCACCCGGTCGCCGGGCTCGACGCCCCGGACTGCGCGCAGATTGCCGAGGCGCATGCCCACCTCCACGCCGCGGGAGGCAATCAGCCCCTGGTCGTCCACCACGAACACGCTCTTGCGACCCAGGGTGTCCATGATGGCCACCTGGGGAATAAGCAGCGTCTCCCATTCCTTCTCCAGGGTAATTCGGGCCCGCCCGAACATGCCCGGACGGAGCATCCCGTCCGGATTGGGGAACACGGCCCGGGCCGCGATGCTGCCGGTCTTGGGGTCCACCTCCCGGTCGAACATGTCCAGATGCCCGGTGTGATCGTAGATCAAGCCTCCGGCCAGGGTCAGCCGAATGTCCAGGGTCTTGAAGACCTCCTGGAAGTCGTCCCCGAAATGGGCGCTGAGATTGAGATAGTCTTCCTCGCTGAGATAGAAGAAGAAATGCATCGGATCTACGGTGGAGATCTTGGCCAGCAGGGTCGAACCGGCAGTAACCAGTCCACCCTGGTCCACCAGGGCGAAGCCGATCCGTCCGTCGATGGGCGAGGTGATCCGGGTGTGACGGAGCTGGAGTTGGGCCAGGTTGACGGAGGCCGCATTGACCAGGACATTGGCCTCGGCTTCCTGTTCCTTGATCTGCTTCAGGTCGAACTCCTCCTGGGAGATCATGGCCTGACGAAGCAGCGTTGCGTAACGCTGGGTCTCCTTGCGGGCCAGTTCCAGGCTGACCTGGGAATACTCATATTGAGCCTTGGCCTTGGACAGATCCTGCTGGTACTGATCCGGGTCGATCAGAAACAGAAGCTGATCCTTTTTGACCAGGGACCCGTCTCCGAAGTCGCGGCGCAGCATGTGCCCGTTGACCCGGGAGCGAATTTCCACGGTCTCCACGGCCTGGGTGTTGCCCACGGCCTCGCCGTAGATGGGCACGGTCATCTTCTGGGCCGTGATCACGTTCACCGGCAGGGCCGGCGGCGGCCCCTGAGCCGGCGGCGAGGAATCCCCGCAGCCCGCCAAAAACATCGCCCCGGCCAGCAACAAGCAAACGGCCATCCCTCGCCACAAACGCCTTGCTCCAGAATCACCGCGCATCAGGTGGACTCCTATCAGTATGTCAGGTCAAAGTTCTAAACGGGACCTGGGACAGGGCAGACCTTGAACCCCTGGTTCCCGAAACAGTAGCGTTGATGTCAGGTGGAATAAACAGTCTATCCATTGCCCATTTCGTCGGATTATTGCCAATGCATTCCTGGAGCCGACTCCATTCGGACTCCTTGCGGATAATGTGTTCCCAATGATTCCGTTGCCGTAATTTACCCAGAATGGTGCGGGGTTGGTTTTGGTTTATCCATTTCAACCCTTGGTGTACACAACGATTTATATCCCCCAACAATCTCGCCCATCGTAGGAGCACCCCTTGCGGGTGCCCCTACAACCACAATAATGCCGTGGATATGGGTCGGCACGACGGCAAACCCATCTAACAGGCTGTTGAAGAATCCCCGCTAGCTGCGTTGCTGCAAAAAGTCCAACCCCCCTCAAGAACGACTAATCACCCTTCGACATTGAACTTTTTCCGCCTTGCCGCCGGGGTTTTTGAACAGCCTGCAGAATCTGGCTTTTTCAACTGCTAACAGACTTATTATACGAAATTGACAAAAACTCACCACCTTATCTCACAAACAGCTAAGCCTCTTCTCGAAAAGAACCTTTTTCGTTCACAACATTCTGTTTCAAAAGCATTATTTGCTCTGCAACACAATCCCTCCACCGTCGATGCCAACATTATGCAGTGCCAGATCAATCCTGAAAAAAGCCCTGCATAAAGCCCACCTCAGAGTGGTATGGCGGGGTGGAGCATGGCTGAACACTTTGAGAAAAGATGTCGCCTCGGTGCAATACGTTGAAAGCCGTGGTGGCGCATTCAGTCCGAATTCACGCCATTGGCCGCTTATAAATCCTCCGCACTCCGGTCCATGGGCACGGCCAGGCTCAGAAATCTGTCGGATTCCGAGAACATCAATCGCTTGTCCACCATCATCCGCAAAAAGCCGTCCAGTTTGTCCGCGGCCAGGTGGGGGAGCAGGGATTGGATTTGGTTTCTGGTGCGGCTTTTTCGGCAGAAGAGGTAGATGCGGCGTGAAGCTTGGGGCAGGCGGTGGGTGTCGTGGGTTTTGTCCGGGCGGCGGAGGGTGATGATCAGGAAGTCCGCGCCGTCCTGGTAGCCCAGGATCGGGCCGGGATTCGGCCCGCGCATGGATTGGGCGTATTCCCTGGCCCACTGTCTTGCCCGGTGCTCCACCGGTCGCCACAACCTGCGCTGCTCCCGCTTGCCGCCGACGTACCCCTGCACCATGAAGCGGAGGGTCCGGGCGATTTGAGGAGGAAACAGGACGCTCCAGCGCGGGTCGTTGCCCGTCAGGCGGATTCCGTGGCCGCGCGGATCGCGGAATACCGGGCTTCCCAGGCCCAGCCAGAAGAATACCGGACGCAGGGGCAGGTAGAGGGCGACGAATTCCATGTTGGCCAGGGTTTCTTGGACTTCTTGGGCCGTGGAGCCGGGAAAACGCATCAGCAGGTTGCCGCCGTGATGGATGCCCAGGGCCTCACAGTGGCGCATGACCTCGATGTTGTCCAGGGCGCTGGTGCCCTTGTTCATCCTGGCCAGCAGGGCGCTGCTCAAGGCCTCGACGCCTACCTGGACTTCGCGCATCCCGGCCCGGCGCATGGCCGCGAGCAGGGTCGGGGGCGTGTCGGCCCGGATTTCGCCGAACAGTCGGTAGTCCCTGCCGGATTCGGCCAGCGTGGTGAACAATTCCGTCGCGCCCTTGCGGGGCAGCAGGTTATCCATAAAGGAAAAGCCCAGCACCTTGTGCCGGGTGCTCAGGGCGGTGATTTCCTCCGCGACCTTGCGCGGGGATTTGGACCGGTATCCGGTCCAGTGCCGGTTCAGGTTGCAGAACGCACAGCCCTGAGCCGGGCGGTCTGGGTCCGGCTTCTTGATCCACCAGCAACCCCTGGAGGCCTCCACCGGAAGCACGGGATGAAACTGTTTCGCCGGGCCAAGAGATTGCAGTTGGGCGAAATAGTCGTCGAAGTCCGGTATGGGCAGATCGTCCAAATCCCGGATTTGGCGGTTGAGGCCGTCCGGGAGGGGTTTTCGCGCAGCCCCTTGGTTCCGACACAGGGCGTCCGTCAGCTCGGCCAGGTCCGTTTCCCCTTCTCCCTGGGTCAGGTAATCGATCTCCGGAAACGCGGCGGTCAGGGCCACGAAGGATTCGCCGGAAAAACCGGCCCCGCCGACCACGACGGGCAGTTCCGGATATTTTCGCTTGATGCGCCGGATCAGAACCAGGGAGCAGGTCGACTGGCACAGGGAGACGCTGAACCCGGCCAGACCGAACGCGGTCCAGTCGATGTCGGCGATGAACCGGTCGCAGGCCGTGTCCAGGGCCTGGGCCAGAGCCGGCAGCCCCACGGCGCGGATGGCCGGGTTTTGCCTGCTTTCCCGCTCGAAGAGCCGCTGAATGGCCGGACCCTGGTCCGGAAAGAGCAAGGTCGCGGCCACGCTTTCCGCGACCCAGGTTCGCTCGGAAATGACTTGATACAAGGTGTAGCCGACGGCCGCAGCCACATGAAGATGAACATGCTCCGCCCGGACCGGCACGTCGGGGAACCGGCGGCGCAGGTGGGCCTTGAGCGTGCCGAGCTGGATGGAGGGCCGGTTGTACATGGCCCAGGGCGCGGAAACGAGTATGAGCGGACGGGGGGAGATTATTCCGGCTTCAGGCTTGTGTTCGGCTGTGTGCATGGCAAGATCCGGATGCTATATATTTGGATGCGAGACGGTTGATCAAGGTTCTTGTTCTGGGCGTTTGTTCAGTATCCGTGCTCAGAATAGGGTTCTGAGCTGAAAACGCGCTCCACTCGCCCCCAAAATGGATAATCCGACCCAACTGTTCGATCAAGCCTTCAAACAGCATGAAGAACCGGCGTTCCTTCAGTGAATTGTCTTGTCCGCCTCCGTTCTTGACATTTGCCTGGACATTGACCAAAGACCTCGCATGTGAACTTTATTACAAAGGAGACGACCATGGGCATTACGGAAATCATCCCCACTTTGATCGCCAACGCGGCCAAGGAAGCCGATCTTTCCAGCGTAATCGGCGTCGGGTTCATCTTCACCTATCTGACCGTGATCGTGATCACCGCGCTTGTCCGCATCAAGCAGGGCAAGCACATGGATCACTAATCGCTTCTTGTCTTCATCCGGCCTCAGGGGCGACAAGCTCAAGGGGTTTTGGCCCCTCGGTCCACGGCCAAAGCTTCCTTGTTCGTGCGAACGAGGGGCTTTTGTCGTTTGGGCGTCCAAAGACTGTTCCGGGATTCACGGAAAACGCCATGCAATTGCGACTCAGCTCCATGCGGCGGGAGAATTTCGCCTCGGGGCAACGTCTGGCCGTGGTACGCGGTCCGGTTTTGGAGCCGGATACGGCTTCGGGCCTGTTTCCCGGCCCGCACCTGATCGCGGAAACGCCACCGTTGCCCGGCGTGGGCGCTGTCTTGGCCCGACCCGGCGAAGCCGGGAGCCTTCGGGTGCTGGGCATGTTCCGTTGGCCGGATCCCGTTGGCGGTCTGCCGAGCCGTGAGGGCTGCTGGGTCCAGGTGTTGGAAGCGTTCCAGGTTGAGCCGGGAGCGCAATCCTGGGCCGCGACAAAATGCGGCCACAGTCTGGCCTGGATCACGCTCAGCGACAAAGGCTACGTCGGACACCGCGAGGACCGGGCCGGGCCGCTGATCGTCGAGCTGCTGGACAAACAGACCGGCGGGCCCCTGGAACTGGCCTGGGCCCAAGGCTTTCTGCTTCCTGACGAGCCCGGAAGATTGCGCGCGCTGTTCACGGAACTGGCTCTGGAACAGGGCTTCGACCTGATCGTGACCACTGGGGGCACCGGGGTCGCGCCCCGGGACACCACCCCGGAAACCACCCTCTCCGTGATCGAAAAACGCCTGCCCGGCATGGAAGCGGCCATGCTCCAGGCCGGCCTGCGCAAGACCCCGCATGCCGTGATTTCCCGAGCCGTGGTCGGTATCCTGGGCCACGCCCTGATCATCAATTTGCCGGGTTCTCCCAAGGCGGTTCGGGAGAACCTCGAAGCCCTGCTGCCCGCTCTGGACCACACCCTGGCCAAGCTCCAGGGCGATCCCTCGGACTGCGCCACGGCGCATCCTCACGACGTCTCCCCCAACAATCACCCAGTGATTCCCGAATGACCTCCGACCTGTTCCGCGCGGACCTGCATATCCACTCCCGGTATTCCCGGGCCACCAGCCGCGGCCTGACGCCGAGCCACCTGGCTGCCTGGGCCCGGGTCAAGGGTCTGGACGTGGTGGCCACCGGAGACTTCACCCATCCCGGATGGCTGCAAGACCTTGAGGAATGTCTGGAAGAGGACGATTCCGGACTGCTGGTTCCGCGGCGGGAAGCGGACCTCTCGGCGGAGATCCCCTGGCTGGAGTCCGTTGCTCCGGGTCGCGGCGCAAGCCCGGTCCGGTTCATTCTCTCCGCGGAAATCAGCACCATCTACAAACGCGCGGGCCGGGTGCGCAAGGTCCATCATCTGGTGTACGTCCCCGGTCTGGAGCAGGCCAGGGCGTTGAACGCCAAGTTGGAACAAATCGGCAATCTGGGTTCGGACGGTCGGCCCATCCTCGGGCTGGACTCGCGCCATCTCCTGGAAATGGTCCTGGAGCTGCACCCCCAGGCCTTTCTCGTCCCCGCGCATATCTGGACGCCCTGGTTTTCCCTGTTCGGTTCCAAGTCCGGCTTCGACACCATTGAGGCGTGCTACGGAGCGCTGTCCTCGGAGATTTTCGCCCTGGAGACCGGGCTGTCCTCGGATCCGGACATGAACTGGCAGTGGAGCGCCCTGGACCGCTTCCGGATGATTTCCAATTCCGACGCCCATTCCGGGGAGAAGCTGGCCCGGGAGGCCAATCTGTTTCGCGGCGAGCCGAGCTTCGAGGGCATATACAAGGCCCTACGGGGCGACGGCGGGAGCCATGCCTTCCTGGGCACGGTGGAATTCTTTCCCGAGGAGGGCAAGTATCATTTGGACGGGCATCGCAAGTGCGACGTGGTCCTGTCCCCC contains the following coding sequences:
- a CDS encoding efflux RND transporter periplasmic adaptor subunit; the encoded protein is MRGDSGARRLWRGMAVCLLLAGAMFLAGCGDSSPPAQGPPPALPVNVITAQKMTVPIYGEAVGNTQAVETVEIRSRVNGHMLRRDFGDGSLVKKDQLLFLIDPDQYQQDLSKAKAQYEYSQVSLELARKETQRYATLLRQAMISQEEFDLKQIKEQEAEANVLVNAASVNLAQLQLRHTRITSPIDGRIGFALVDQGGLVTAGSTLLAKISTVDPMHFFFYLSEEDYLNLSAHFGDDFQEVFKTLDIRLTLAGGLIYDHTGHLDMFDREVDPKTGSIAARAVFPNPDGMLRPGMFGRARITLEKEWETLLIPQVAIMDTLGRKSVFVVDDQGLIASRGVEVGMRLGNLRAVRGVEPGDRVAVDNLQKLRPGAHVAPTVVPYELEDTEETSVETPAAPPTTSPTDPLTDPAGSPVSDATVKPADSPAGE
- a CDS encoding RiPP maturation radical SAM C-methyltransferase, whose amino-acid sequence is MHTAEHKPEAGIISPRPLILVSAPWAMYNRPSIQLGTLKAHLRRRFPDVPVRAEHVHLHVAAAVGYTLYQVISERTWVAESVAATLLFPDQGPAIQRLFERESRQNPAIRAVGLPALAQALDTACDRFIADIDWTAFGLAGFSVSLCQSTCSLVLIRRIKRKYPELPVVVGGAGFSGESFVALTAAFPEIDYLTQGEGETDLAELTDALCRNQGAARKPLPDGLNRQIRDLDDLPIPDFDDYFAQLQSLGPAKQFHPVLPVEASRGCWWIKKPDPDRPAQGCAFCNLNRHWTGYRSKSPRKVAEEITALSTRHKVLGFSFMDNLLPRKGATELFTTLAESGRDYRLFGEIRADTPPTLLAAMRRAGMREVQVGVEALSSALLARMNKGTSALDNIEVMRHCEALGIHHGGNLLMRFPGSTAQEVQETLANMEFVALYLPLRPVFFWLGLGSPVFRDPRGHGIRLTGNDPRWSVLFPPQIARTLRFMVQGYVGGKREQRRLWRPVEHRARQWAREYAQSMRGPNPGPILGYQDGADFLIITLRRPDKTHDTHRLPQASRRIYLFCRKSRTRNQIQSLLPHLAADKLDGFLRMMVDKRLMFSESDRFLSLAVPMDRSAEDL
- a CDS encoding molybdenum cofactor synthesis domain-containing protein; translation: MQLRLSSMRRENFASGQRLAVVRGPVLEPDTASGLFPGPHLIAETPPLPGVGAVLARPGEAGSLRVLGMFRWPDPVGGLPSREGCWVQVLEAFQVEPGAQSWAATKCGHSLAWITLSDKGYVGHREDRAGPLIVELLDKQTGGPLELAWAQGFLLPDEPGRLRALFTELALEQGFDLIVTTGGTGVAPRDTTPETTLSVIEKRLPGMEAAMLQAGLRKTPHAVISRAVVGILGHALIINLPGSPKAVRENLEALLPALDHTLAKLQGDPSDCATAHPHDVSPNNHPVIPE